In a single window of the Bacteroidota bacterium genome:
- a CDS encoding TonB-dependent receptor, giving the protein MISRPRFRLASTLGLLLLGAAPALAQSGAVTGSVTDAETGNALPGANVVVAGTSMGAATDFEGRYQISGVPAGEQRLVATYLGYEADTLAVTIPAGGRAGLDIALRPAVVRGETVEVTAQLEGQLAAINEQRSSNTIVNVVSSDRIREYPDANAAESVGRLPGVSLQRDGGEGTKVQVRGLDPSFTSVTINGERIPGSGEGGFDDAGSRGGGRSVDLSLISSDLLAGVELFKALTPDKDADAIGGTVNLVVREAPTGLRGRVRALGGYSDLEGSVENLRLDGNVSNRFLGDRLGVVATANFQQTPRGYEGFQADFNPRTLVEIETRSLEVDRREEVRTRYGASLTTDYRLPGGGVQLRGLYSRSERDQDRLRIRYRIEETDAERAVRTQLRTDDLVSGGLSGEHAFPRLRVDYSLSASQSLGRTPEGWDARFRQTTAFEGLASTDFADASREQIADSAGAALDETFFRSIRRVRERTRDRDLTAALNLAAPFRLADALAVELRAGGKFRGKRRTQDYSRDEVISSDIERYAEENDLPLLDGTTDPAAFPYFLDDEGDAADGLSLLETPDRDAIATLDADLDPFYESHPFFDQRDYEADEDIAAGYALAEVNAGPLLVVGGVRYERTSTGFSGTTGTYTSDLQRLLNSFEDAQMANPDTTFAEFFSVRDTTGAQDYGAWFPQVTARYRVTDFLDVRAAVTRTLARPDYVDLVAYENVDEINNEIERGNTDLQPTFAWNYDAGVSAYTRYGLFAVGGFYKRLAGFQYDQFFDEFIEDEGRTFRIFQTVNGEAATVWGVELEAQANFLFLPGVLSGFLLNANYAWTQSEAEFPIQYGIGFDAETFRTVFASETRTDALPGQAEHVANLTLGYERGGFSGRLSLSYQGAFLVSVTESVFDGAFVNFGADDPETPDLLEWAFDDPETEEIEGGPITQAEVRTGLRTRPYTFIDLQLSQDIPGVKGLRVIANASNLTDQFERQRLGARNSFGRGYGWSGEFGVQYKF; this is encoded by the coding sequence GTGATCTCTCGCCCCCGCTTTCGTCTCGCATCCACGCTCGGGCTGCTCCTGCTCGGCGCAGCCCCGGCGCTCGCGCAGTCCGGGGCCGTCACTGGGAGCGTCACCGACGCCGAGACCGGCAACGCGCTGCCGGGAGCCAACGTGGTCGTCGCCGGGACGAGCATGGGGGCCGCGACGGACTTCGAGGGGCGCTACCAGATCTCGGGCGTGCCCGCCGGCGAGCAGCGGCTCGTGGCGACCTACCTCGGCTACGAGGCTGACACGCTCGCCGTGACCATCCCCGCCGGGGGCCGCGCGGGGCTCGACATCGCCCTCCGCCCGGCCGTCGTGCGCGGCGAGACGGTCGAGGTGACGGCCCAGCTCGAAGGGCAGCTCGCGGCGATCAACGAGCAGCGCTCCTCGAACACGATCGTCAACGTGGTCTCCAGCGACCGCATCCGCGAGTACCCCGACGCGAACGCCGCCGAGAGCGTCGGGCGGTTGCCGGGCGTCTCGCTCCAGCGCGACGGCGGCGAGGGCACGAAGGTCCAGGTGCGCGGCCTCGACCCGAGCTTCACGTCGGTCACCATCAACGGCGAGCGCATCCCCGGCTCCGGCGAGGGCGGCTTCGACGACGCCGGCAGCCGCGGCGGTGGGCGATCGGTCGACCTCAGCCTGATCTCGTCCGACCTCCTCGCGGGCGTCGAACTCTTCAAGGCGCTCACGCCGGACAAGGACGCCGACGCGATTGGCGGGACGGTCAACCTCGTCGTGCGCGAGGCCCCGACGGGACTGCGCGGCCGGGTCCGCGCCCTCGGCGGCTACAGCGACCTCGAAGGCTCGGTCGAAAACCTCCGGCTCGACGGCAACGTCTCGAACCGCTTCCTCGGCGACCGGCTCGGGGTCGTCGCCACGGCCAACTTCCAGCAGACCCCGCGCGGCTACGAGGGCTTCCAAGCAGACTTCAACCCGAGGACGCTCGTGGAGATTGAGACGCGCAGCCTGGAGGTGGACCGCCGCGAGGAGGTCCGCACCCGCTACGGGGCAAGCCTCACGACGGACTACCGGCTCCCCGGCGGCGGCGTCCAGCTGCGCGGCCTCTACAGCCGCTCCGAGCGCGACCAGGACCGCCTCCGCATCCGCTACCGCATCGAAGAGACCGACGCCGAGCGCGCCGTCCGCACTCAGCTCCGCACCGACGACCTCGTCTCCGGCGGCCTCTCCGGCGAGCACGCCTTCCCCCGCCTCCGGGTCGACTACAGCCTCTCGGCCTCGCAGAGCCTCGGCCGGACGCCCGAGGGGTGGGACGCCCGGTTCCGCCAGACCACCGCCTTCGAGGGCCTCGCCTCGACCGACTTCGCCGACGCCTCGCGCGAGCAGATCGCCGACAGCGCTGGGGCCGCGCTCGACGAGACGTTCTTCCGCTCGATCCGCCGCGTCCGCGAGCGCACCCGCGACCGCGACCTCACCGCCGCGCTCAACCTCGCCGCCCCCTTCCGTCTCGCCGACGCCCTCGCGGTCGAACTCCGCGCCGGGGGCAAGTTCCGCGGCAAGCGCCGCACCCAGGACTACAGCCGCGACGAGGTCATCTCGAGCGACATCGAACGCTACGCCGAGGAGAACGACCTCCCGCTCCTCGACGGCACGACCGACCCGGCGGCGTTCCCATACTTCCTCGACGACGAGGGCGACGCCGCCGACGGGCTCAGCCTGCTCGAGACGCCCGACCGCGACGCGATTGCCACGCTCGACGCCGACCTCGACCCGTTCTACGAGAGCCACCCGTTCTTCGACCAGCGCGACTACGAGGCCGACGAGGACATCGCCGCCGGGTACGCCCTCGCCGAGGTCAACGCCGGACCGCTCCTCGTCGTCGGCGGCGTCCGCTACGAGCGCACCTCGACGGGCTTCTCGGGCACGACCGGCACCTACACCTCCGACCTCCAGCGTCTCCTCAACAGCTTCGAGGACGCTCAGATGGCAAACCCTGACACCACGTTCGCCGAGTTCTTCTCCGTCCGCGACACGACCGGCGCGCAGGACTACGGCGCGTGGTTTCCCCAGGTCACCGCCCGCTACCGCGTCACCGACTTCCTCGACGTTCGCGCCGCCGTCACCCGCACGCTCGCCCGCCCCGACTACGTCGACCTCGTGGCCTACGAGAACGTGGACGAGATCAACAACGAGATCGAGCGCGGCAACACGGACCTCCAGCCGACCTTTGCGTGGAACTACGACGCGGGCGTCTCGGCCTACACGCGCTACGGCCTCTTCGCCGTCGGCGGCTTCTACAAGCGGCTCGCGGGCTTCCAGTACGACCAGTTTTTCGACGAGTTCATCGAGGACGAGGGCCGCACCTTCCGCATCTTCCAGACCGTCAACGGCGAGGCGGCGACGGTGTGGGGCGTCGAACTAGAGGCCCAGGCCAACTTCCTGTTCCTGCCCGGCGTGCTGAGCGGGTTCCTGCTCAACGCCAACTACGCCTGGACCCAGAGCGAGGCTGAGTTCCCGATCCAGTATGGCATCGGCTTCGACGCCGAGACCTTCCGGACGGTCTTCGCGAGCGAGACCCGGACCGACGCCCTCCCGGGGCAGGCCGAGCACGTCGCCAACCTCACGCTCGGCTACGAGCGCGGCGGCTTCTCCGGGCGGCTCTCGCTGAGCTACCAGGGGGCCTTCCTCGTCAGCGTCACCGAGAGCGTCTTCGACGGCGCCTTCGTCAACTTCGGGGCCGACGACCCCGAGACGCCGGACCTCCTCGAGTGGGCCTTCGACGACCCCGAGACCGAGGAGATCGAGGGCGGCCCGATCACGCAGGCCGAGGTCCGCACGGGGCTTCGCACGCGGCCCTACACCTTCATCGACCTCCAGCTCAGCCAAGACATTCCTGGCGTGAAAGGCCTCCGCGTGATCGCCAACGCCTCCAACCTCACCGACCAGTTCGAGCGCCAGCGGCTCGGTGCCCGCAATTCGTTCGGGCGCGGCTACGGCTGGTCCGGCGAGTTCGGCGTCCAGTACAAGTTCTGA